A window of Pseudomonas putida genomic DNA:
AGACATGGTCCACGCCATAGCCTTCAAGGAGTTTTACCAGTACTTCGCCGCAGGTTGCCATCGGTTTCACCATGAATCTTGGTTGGGTTATGCCTTATTGGACCCAGCCACGGCTATCGCCACAATGCAAAAAAACACATACTAGCCATGTCCTGTACTCATGGCTCAGCACAATGAAACGCCTCCCGCCCCTGCCTGCCCTGCATACCTTTCTGGTCACCGCCCAACACTGCAATTTCACCCGTGCCGGGCAGCAGTTGCATATCACCCAGGGCGCGGTCAGCCGGCAGATTGCAGCCCTCGAGGAACATCTGGGTTATGCCTTGTTCCAGCGCCAGGCCCGTGGGCTGAGCCTGACCCGTGAAGGCCAGGACTGGCTGCCAAGGGTGCAGCAGGTGTTCACGCTGATCGAACAAGGGGTGCGCGAGGTGGGTGGACGCACCGCTACCTTGCAGCTCAAGGCTCCGACCTGCGTGATGCGCTGGCTGCTGCCGCGCCTGATGGAATGGCAGGCGTTACGCCCGGATGTGCCGGTGGAGCTGACCACCACCGTGCAGCATGGGGTGGATTTCCGCCGCGAGGGTTTCGATGCGGCGGTGGTCTACGGCGATGCACCGAACCACGGGTTGCGCGTGCGCAAGTTGTTCGATGAACAGCTGACGCCGGTGTGCGCGCCGTCACTGCGAGAGGGGCCGGTACCGTTGCAGCAGGTCGAGGACCTGGCGCGACACATGCTGCTGCACCCGTCGCGAGATGAGCATGACTGGCGGTTATGGCTGCAGGCAGCCGGGGTGACGCTGGGCACTCAAGGGCCGAAACAGCATTTCGAAACGCTGGACATGGCCATGGCCATGGCCTCGCAGGGGACCGGCGTGGCCATCGGCGACTGGTCGCTGATCGGCGATGACTTGCGCGGAGGGCGGCTGTGCATGCCGTTTGCGCTGAAGGTGATGACCGGCAAGGGGTATTACCTGGTGAGCCAGAGCAAGAGCTTGCCGTCGGGGTTGGTGGAGTTGCTGGACTGGCTGGAGGGCCAGGCCAGCCAGTGAGTGCCCCTTCGCGGGCACGCCCGCTCCCACAGGTACCGCACAAAATCCAGGACCTGCACTGTACCTGTGGGAGCGGGCAAGCCCGCGAAGCAGGCGACTCAGTAGCCGACAGTGAAACGCTGCCGCGAGTGCTGCGGCTTTTCCAGTTCGTCGAGCATGGCAATCGCGTAATCGGCGAAGGTGATCCAGCTTCTGCCATCCGCGCCGATCAGCAGATGATCCTTGCCCAGTTTGTAATGCCCGCTGCGCTCACCTTCAACGAACTCCGCCGACGGCGACAGGAAGGTCCAGTCCAGGTTCGGCTCCCGCTGCAACACCTCCAGAAAATGCACACCGGCATTGGCCTCGGCCTTGTACGCCTCGGGGAAGTCCGGGCTGTCGATCACCCGATGGCCCGATGGCAGCAACAGGCTGCCGGCACCGCCAACCACCAGCAATCGCCTGACCCCGGCGTGCTTGACCGGCTCGATGATGGCGTGTGGCTCGATGGTCGAGAAATGCGCCGCACTCAGCACCGCATCCACATCCGCGACCGCCGCTTGCAGGGCTGCGCTGTCCTTCACATCCAGCGCCTTGACGGTGACCCCGTCCCGCCCTTGCAAGCGCGACGGGTCGCGGGCGATGGCCAGCACACTGTGGCCACGGCGCAGGGCCTCCTCCAGCAACTGGCTGCCAGCGCGGCCAGTGGCACCGATGATTGCAATCTTGCTCATGGGATACTCTCCATCAATTGAACGGAATTACCATTTCATCTCGCCCTTGGCGACCTTGGCCCCCAGCTCCAGCGAGCTTTCATCGGCCAGGCCCGGGTAACGTCGCTTCATCGCCGCGATCAACGCGCCGGCGTCCTTCGCCTTGGCGGTCTCGGCATCGAAGTCACGTATGTAGTTCGCCGTGAAACGCACGGCCTCGAGCGATCGGCTGCTGTCGCCCAGGTAATGCCCCGGGATGACCGTGCGCGGCGCCAGCGCTTCGATGTGCGCCAGGGTGCCGAGCCAGTCGGCGTGGGACTTGGCCGTTTGCGTGTCGGCCATCCATACATGGATGTTCTCCGACACCACCACGCCACCGACCACCGCCTTGATCGACGGGATCCACACAAAACTGCGATCAGGTTGCGGGCCGTCCAGGCCGACCACATCGAGGGCCTGCCCTTCCAGCGTCAGGCGGTTGCCTTCGAGCACCTGTGGCAGCACCAGACGCGCCGGTTTGTCCGCGCCCATCTGCGGGCCCCAGTAGGCCAGTTTGGCATCCATGGTCTGGCGGATATGGGCAACCGTGGCGGCCGACGCCAGCACCTTGGCGTCGGGGAAGGCCTGGGTCAGGGTATCCAGGCCGAAGTAGTAGTCCGGGTCGCCGTGGCTGATGTAGATGCTGGTCAGCTGCTTGCCACCTGCCCGCAGGCGCTGCACCAGTTGCTCTGCCTGTGCCTTGCCGAACTGGGCATCGACAAGAATGGCATCGTGCTCGCCGCTGACGATCACCGAACTGACCGGGAAGATCGCCTCATGTCCGGGGTTGTATACCTCCAGCCGCAAGGGTTCGGCAGCCAGCACCGGCCCGGCCAAGGTCACGCAGGCCAGCAGCAGGCCACGCAAGGGAGGGAAAAGAGACATCGCAAACACCCGTCAGATGAACAATGCCCAACAGCTTAGTTGCCCGATCCATCACAAAAAATGCGATGCTCGAACATAGTTTGTTTCTGAAACCGGGCAAATCATGGACCGTCTCAACGCCATGCGCGTTTTCGTCACCGTTGTCGACCTGGGCAGCCAGTCGGCAGCGGCAGATCATCTGCAACTGTCCCGGCCGGTGGTGTCGCGCTACCTGGCGGAGCTGGAAGACTGGGTTGGCGCACGGCTGATGCAGCGCACCACACGCAAGCTCAGCCTCACCGCCGCCGGTCAGGAAACCCTGCCCCGCTGCCGCCAACTGCTGGAACTGGCAGGCGACCTGCAGGCCGCGGTGCAGCAACCGGATGACGCACCCAAGGGCGCGCTGCGCATCAGTGTCAGCACTTCGTTTGGCCAGGCCCAGCTGGTGGATGCAGTGGCCGACTACGTCCGGCGTTACCCCGGGGTGAAGGTGGAACTGCAGATGCTCGATCGCACGGTGAATCTGGTGGACGAGCGCATCGACCTGGCCATTCGCACCAGCAATGACCTGGACCCCAACCTGATCGCCCGGCGCTTGAGCGTGTGCCGCTCGGCGGTGTGTGCGGCACCGGCGTACCTGCGCGAGCACGGCACGCCGCAACGGGTCGAGGAATTGAGCCAGCACAACTGCCTGACCCATGCCTACTTCGGCCACAGCCTGTGGCATTTCGAGGTGGCCGGCCAGCAGGTCGCCGTGCCGGTGGGCGGGAATATCAGTGCCAACGAGGCGATGACACTACAGAAGGCGGCGCTGGCCGGCGCAGGTATCGCCATGTTGCCGACCTACCAGGCCGCACAGGCCTTGCGCTGCGGCGAGCTGGTGCGCTTGCTGCCCGAGGCGAAGCCACGCGAGCTGAACCTCAATGCGGTGTACACCTCGCGCAAGCACATGCCGGCGACCCTGCGCAGCATGCTGGACTTTCTGGTGCAGCGGTTCAAGGACGAACCGGAGTGGGACCAGGGCCTGTGACGCTCCTAGCGGGATCGCGCCATCACTCCTCGACGCTCATGTATTCCTTGGCCCAGCGGATGTAGTCCTCGGGCTGGGTGTAGGTATGCGAGAGTTCGGTGGCGCTGAGGTTTTCCGACTTGTTCTGCTGGCCGCGCTGCAGCCGCAGGCAGTCGTAGGTGGCCTTGATGGCGGCAAAGTAGGCCGCGTGACCATCGACCACGATGCGTACGCCCAGGCGTGCCAGGCGCTCGTCATCGCGCAGGTTCGGGTTGCCGTAGGTCACCAGCATCAGCGGCACCGTCAGGTGCTCGGCAATCTGCTCGAGCTGCGCGAAATCCTTCACCCCCACCATGCAGATACCGTCGGCCCCGGCCTTCTGGTAGCTCTGGGTGCGCACGATGATTTCTTCAGTGGAGAGTACGCCAGCGTTGGTCCGGGCAATGATCGACAACGACGAGTCGACCCGCGCCTCCAGCGCTGCACGGATCTTGCCGACGCCCTCTTCAACCGGGATCAGGTCGGTGGACTTGCGCCCGAACTGGGCCGGCAGCAGGGTGTCCTCGATGGTCAGTGCTGCCACGCCAGCGCGCTCCAGTTCGATGACCGTGCGCATGACGTTCAGCGCGTTGCCATAGCCATGGTCGGCGTCCGCCAGCACGGGCAGTTGCGCCACACGACCGATACGGGTGGCCTGCTCGACGAACTCACTGAGAGTGATGAGGGCGAAGTCCGGCGCAGCCAATACCTGCAACGAAGCGACGGAACCACCGAGGATGCCGACCTCGAAGCCCAGGTCTGCGGCAATGCGCGCCGACATCGGGTCGAACACCGATGCGGTGTGATAACAGGAACCTGAAGCGAGCAGCTCGCGGAAGGCAAAACGCAGATCTTGATGGGAAGCCTTGGGCATGATCACTCCGCAAAATAAATTGAAATTCGAACGGTAACTACCGACCCCTGTAATCGGGTCTACCTGGCTGTTCCAACCGTCGCCATCCGGGCGGTCATGCTCGACATGCAGGCAGAGGAATAAAAGGTGTGGGAGACAGCGGCTTGAAAACCCCGCGGCATAATGCTGCACCATGCTGGTGCAAGCCCCGGTTTTCAGCCTCTGTGGCATACCAACGATATCACGCAGCCATGCAGCACTGGATGAATGCGCCAATGCCGATCTTGCATAGGGGATGCAGATAGTACATAGGAAGCTACCTAACTCAGGTTACAATTCCGGGGCCATTTCGCGGGCACGCCCGCTCCCACAGGTAAACCACTACCTTCAAGACCTGTGTTGCCCTTGTGGGAGCGGGCGTGCCCGCGAAGAGGCCTCAACCGATGAACAAGGTATCCCCGTGACCGCCGCCCTGCCCCCCACAACCCTGCGCAACGTGCTCACCGCCCTGATGCTGGCGATCTTCCTCGGCGCCCTGGACCAGACCATCGTCGCTGTCTCGCTGCCAGCGATCTCGGCGCAGTTCAACGATGTCGGCCTGCTGGCGTGGGTCATCTCCGGCTACATGGTGGCGATGACCGTGGCCGTCCCCATCTACGGCAAGCTGGGCGACTTGTACGGGCGGCGTCGGATGATTCTCACCGGCATCAGCCTGTTCACCCTGGCCTCGATCGCCTGCGCCCTGGCCCAGGACATGCAGCAACTGGTACTGGCCCGGGTACTGCAGGGCATTGGCGCCGGCGGCATGGTCTCGGTGAGCCAGGCGATCATCGGCGACTTCGTGCCCCCGCGAGAGCGCGGCCGCTACCAGGGCTACTTCAGCAGCATGTACGCGGTGGCCAGTGTCGCAGGGCCGGTGCTGGGCGGGTGGCTGACCGAATACCTTTCATGGCGCGGGGTATTCTGGATCAACCTGCCGCTGGGGCTGGTTGCACTGTGGGCGATCCGTCGCGCCCTCGGCGGCATGCCGGCGCAGCGCCGCGAGGCGCAGGTGGACTACCTCGGCGCCGTGCTGCTGATACTCGGCCTGGGCAGCCTGTTGCTGGGCATTACCCTGGTCGGCCAGGGCCATGCCTGGGCCGACCCGGCCGTGCTGACCCTGTTCGCCTGCGCCACACTCGGCCTGGTACTGTTCATCGCCCATGAACGCCGCTGCCCGGAGCCACTGCTGCCGCTCGGCCTGTTCGGCAACCGCGTGGCGGTACTGTGCTGGGGCGTGATCTTCTTCGCCAGCTTCCAGTCGATCTCCCTGACCATGCTCATGCCGTTGCGCTACCAGGGCATCACCGGCGCCGGCGCCGACAGCGCGGCCCTGCACCTCCTGCCGCTGGTGATGGGGCTGCCTGTCGGGGCCTTCACCGGCGGGCGCATGACCAGCCTGACCGGGCGCTACAAGCCGCAGATCCTGGCCGGGGCACTGCTGATGCCGCTGGCCATTTTCGCCATGGCGCTGACCCCGCCGCAGTCCGCCTTGCCCAGTGCACTGTTCATGCTGCTGACCGGTATCGCTTGCGGTCTGCAGTTCCCGACCTCGCTGGTAGGTACGCAAAGCGCGGTGGACAGCAAGGACATCGGCGTCGCCACCAGCACCACCAACCTGTTCCGCTCGCTGGGCGGGGCCATGGGCGTGGCGTGCATGTCCAGCCTGCTGCTGGCACTGCTGCACCAGGGCGGGTTCGACTCGCTGGGTAATCCGTTGCTGGGGAGCCTGACTGCTGGTGAGGTGGACCTCGTGACCCAAGGGCGGTTGCTGGAGACGTTCCGGCAGTTGCTGATGGGGAGTGCCGGGGTGGCTGTGCTCGGACTGCTAGCGGCAGTGGCATTGCCGGATCGGCAACTTCGCGGACGCTAAGAGGCCGCTCCTACAGGATTTGCACCTGTCCCTGCCACCCGAAGGCATTAATCTCCCCTTAACACAAAGGGGTAACACTCCCTCACAATCCTTAACAAAGTGTCATTTGCGCAGAGCCGGGCTCAAGCGCAGCATATCCAGCCCGGTGTCGACCCATTTTTCGACATCCTTCAACAGATCGACACTGTCAGGCAGCAACAGCCAGCGCCCGATCAGGCCATCGACATAGGCGAACATGGCCACCGCCGCGCGCTCGACATCCAGCTCGCCTGGCAACTGGCCCCGGCGCACGGCATTGGCCAACGCCAGGGTGATGCCCTTGTGGCAATCCAGCACCGCACCCTGGCGCTGCTGGCGAATTTCACACATGTCATCGGTGAACTCGCACTTGTGATGCAGGATTTCATTGATACGCCGGGTTCGGGCATCGAGCACCAGCTCGTTGAACACTTGCAACAACAGCTTGCGCATGCAGCCAAGCGGGTCCACTTCGTCCTCGCTTTCGCTCGCCCGCGCCAGGTGGTCATGGGTTTCATGCAGGCTGTCGAGCAGCGCCTGCACCAACTCGGCCTTGTTGTTGAAGTGCCAGTAAATCGCCCCTCGCGTCACACCTGCCAGTTCGGCGATGTCGGCCAGGGTGGTTCGCGCAACCCCGCGCTTGTAGAAGGCCTTTTCCGCCGCCTCGATGATCTGGGCGCGGGTTTCCTGGGCTTCTTCTTTGGTTCGACGGACCATGGCAGTACAAACCTCATCTGCCCCGAACGCGCGGCGCGTGCGGGGAACACTCCGGGGGCACCTCTGCAGGGTGCCGCGCGGAGCAGCTAATCAAGGACTGTGGCAGTACCCAAGTACAACCCAGCGGTATTTACAAACAACCATGAATGTAAGTATATTCCTTAGCAAGCTATTTATCCACCGGATAGCAATTTTTCCAGATCAAGACTCTTCCATTACTCTTGAGCGTCTCCCAGCTCCAGCGACCCGAGGATCCTCATGCAATTCAAGCCAGCCGTTACCGCTCTGGTTTCCGCCGTCGCCCTGGCAACCCTGCTCAGTGGCTGTAAGAAAGAAGAAGCAGCGCCAGCGGCGCAGGCTCCTCAGGTCGGCGTCGTGACCATCCAGCCCCAAGCCTTCACCCTGACCTCGGAACTGCCGGGGCGTACCAGTGCCTACCGCGTCGCCGAAGTGCGCCCGCAGGTCAACGGCATCATCCTCAAGCGCCTGTTCAAGGAAGGCAGTGAGGTCAAGGAAGGCCAGCAGCTCTACCAGATCGACCCTGCCGTGTACGAAGCCAACCTGGCCAATGCCCAGGCCAACCTGCAGGCTACCCGCTCGCTGGCCGAGCGTTACAAGCAGCTGATCGACGAACAGGCTGTCTCCAAACAGGAATACGACGACGCCAATGCCAAACGATTGCAGGCCGAGGCTTCGCTCAAGAGCGCGCAGATCGACCTGCGCTACACCAAGGTCCTGGCACCGATCAGCGGCCGTATCGGCCGTTCTTCGTTCACCGAAGGTGCACTGGTGAGCAATGGCCAGGCCAACGCCATGGCCACCATCCAGCAACTCGACCCGATCTACGTCGACGTCACCCAGTCCACCGCCGAGCTGCTCAAGCTGCGCCGTGACCTGGAAAGCGGCCAGCTGCAAAAGGCCGGCGACAACGCCGCCTCGGTGCAGCTGGTGCTGGAAGACGGCAGCCTGTTCAAGCAGGAAGGCCGCCTGGAGTTCTCCGAAGTCGCGGTTGACGAGACCACCGGCTCGGTCACCCTGCGCGCCCTGTTCCCCAACCCCGATCACACCCTGCTGCCAGGCATGTTCGTGCATGCGCGGCTCAAGGCCGGGGTCAACGCCAACGCCATCCTGGCCCCGCAACAGGGCGTGACCCGCGACCTGAAAGGTGCGCCGACCGCGCTGGTGGTCAACCAGGAGAACAAGGTCGAACTGCGCCAGCTCAAGGCCAACCGTACCCTGGGCAGCGACTGGCTGATCGAGGAAGGCCTGAACCCGGGTGACCGCCTGATCACCGAAGGGCTGCAGTACGTGCGCCCGGGCGTCGAGGTCAAGGTCAGCGAAGCCACCAACGTCAAGAAGCCGGGCAGCCCTGATCAGGCCAACGCGGCGAAAGCAGACGCCAAAGCGGAGTAAACCATGTCGAAGTTCTTTATCGATCGCCCGATCTTCGCCTGGGTGATCGCCTTGGTGATCATGCTGGTCGGCGCCTTGTCGATCCTGAAGCTGCCGATCAACCAGTACCCCAGCATCGCGCCACCGGCCATCGCCATCGCCGTGACCTACCCGGGCGCCTCGGCGCAAACCGTGCAGGACACCGTGGTCCAGGTGATCGAGCAGCAGCTCAACGGTATCGACAACCTGCGTTATGTGTCGTCGGAAAGCAACTCCGACGGCAGCATGACCATTACCGCCACCTTCGAGCAGGGCACCAACCCCGACACCGCGCAGGTACAGGTGCAGAACAAGCTGAACCTGGCCACCCCGCTGCTGCCGCAGGAAGTGCAGCAGCAAGGTATCCGCGTCACCAAGGCAGTGAAGAACTTCCTGCTGGTGATCGGCCTGGTGTCCGAAGACGGCAGCATGACCAAGGACGACCTGGCCAACTACATCGTTTCCAACATGCAGGACCCGATCTCGCGTACCGCAGGTGTGGGTGACTTCCAGGTGTTCGGTGCACAGTACGCCATGCGTATCTGGCTCGATCCGGCCAAGCTGAACAAGTTCCAGCTGACCCCGGTCGACGTCAAGACCGCCGTGGCTGCGCAGAACGTGCAGGTGTCCTCCGGCCAGCTTGGCGGCCTGCCGGCCATGCCGGGTACCCAGCTGAACGCCACCATCATCGGCAAGACCCGCCTGCAGACGGCCGAGCAGTTCGAGAAGATCCTGCTCAAGGTCAACAGTGACGGTTCGCAGGTACGTCTGGGAGACGTCGCCCAGGTTGGCCTGGGTGGTGAAAACTATGCCGTCAGCGCCCAGTTCAACGGCAAGCCGGCGTCCGGTCTGGCAGTCAAGCTGGCCACCGGCGCCAACGCCCTGGACACCGCCAAGGCCTTGCGCAAGACCATCGCCGACCTGGAACCGTTCTTCCCGCCCGGGGTGAAGGCAGTATTCCCGTATGACACCACCCCGGTGGTCACCGAATCGATCAGCGGCGTGATCCACACCCTGATCGAAGCCGTGGTCCTGGTGTTCCTGGTGATGTACCTGTTCCTGCAGAACTTCCGCGCTACCATCATCACCACCATGACCGTACCGGTGGTATTGCTGGGCACCTTCGGCATCCTTGCCGCAGCAGGCTTCAGCATCAACACCCTGACCATGTTCGCCATGGTCCTGGCCATCGGCTTGCTGGTGGACGACGCCATCGTCGTGGTGGAGAACGTCGAGCGGGTGATGTCCGAGGAAGGTTTGCCGCCCAAGGAAGCGACCAAGCGCTCGATGGAGCAGATCCAGGGTGCCCTGGTGGGTATCGCCCTGGTGCTGTCGGCGGTACTGCTGCCCATGGCGTTCTTCGGCGGCTCCACGGGTGTGATCTACCGGCAGTTCTCCATCACCATCGTCTCGGCCATGGGCCTGTCGGTGCTGGTGGCGCTCATCTTCACCCCGGCCCTGTGCGCCACCATGCTCAAGCCGCTGAAGAAGGGTGAACACCATGTGGCCAAGCGCGGCTTCTTTGGCTGGTTCAACCGCAACTTCGACCGCAGCGTTACTGGCTACGAGCGCAGCGTGGGTACCATCCTGCGCAACAAGGTACCGTTCCTGCTGGCCTACGCGTTGATCGTGGTCGGCATGATCTGGCTGTTCGCCCGCATCCCTACCGCGTTCCTGCCGGAAGAGGACCAGGGCGTACTGTTCGCCCAGGTACAGACCCCGGCCGGTTCCAGTGCCGAGCGCACCCAGGTGGTGGTCGACCAGATGCGTGAGTACCTGCTCAGCGAAGAGGCCGACACCGTGGCTTCGGTGTTCACCGTCAACGGCTTCAACTTCGCCGGCCGTGGCCAGAGCTCGGGCATGGCGTTCATCATGCTCAAGCCGTGGGACGAGCGCTCCAAGGAAAACAGCGTGTTCGCCCTTGCCCAGCGCGCCCAGCAGCACTTCTTCACCTTCCGCGATGCGATGGTGTTCGCCTTTGCCCCGCCTGCGGTGCTGGAGCTGGGTAACGCCACCGGCTTCGATGTGTTCCTGCAGGACCGCGGCGGTGTCGGCCATGCCAAGCTGATGGAAGCGCGCAACCAGTTCCTGGCCAAGGCCGCGCAGAGCAAGATCCTCAGCGCCGTGCGCCCGAACGGCCTGAACGACGAGCCGCAGTACCAGCTGACCATTGATGACGAACGTGCCAGCGCCCTGGGCGTGACCATCGCCGACATCAACAACACCCTGTCGATTGCCCTGGGTGCCAGCTACGTCAACGACTTCATCGACCGTGGCCGGGTCAAGAAGGTGTACATCCAGGGCGAGCCAAACGCGCGGATGAGCCCGGAAGACCTGCAGAAGTGGTACGTGCGCAATGGCGCCGGCGAAATGGTGCCGTTCTCCTCCTTCGCCAAGGGCGAATGGACCTACGGTTCGCCGAAGCTATCGCGTTACAACGGCGTCGAGGCAATGGAAATCCTTGGTGCGCCGGCCCCGGGCTACAGTACCGGTGAAGCCATGGCCGAGGTCGAGCGCATTGCTGGCGAACTGCCAAGCGGCATCGGCTTCTCCTGGACCGGCATGTCCTACGAGGAAAAACTCTCCGGTTCGCAGATGCCGGCGCTGTTCGCCCTCTCGGTACTGTTCGTGTTCCTGTGCCTGGCAGCCCTGTACGAAAGCTGGTCGATCCCGATCGCCGTGGTGCTGGTGGTACCGCTGGGTATCATCGGTGCCCTGATCGCTACCAGCCTGCGCGGGTTGTCCAACGACGTGTACTTCCTGGTCGGCTTGTTGACCACCATCGGCCTGGCGGCGAAAAACGCCATTCTGATCGTCGAGTTCGCCAAGGAACTGCATGAACAAGGCCGCAGCCTTGTACGACGCGGCGATCGAGGCGTGCCGCATGCGTCTGCGCCCGATCATCATGACCTCGCTGGCGTTCATCCTCGGCGTGGTACCGTTGACTATCGCCAGCGGCGCCGGCGCCGGCAGCCAGCACGCCATCGGTACTGGCGTGATCGGCGGCATGATCAGTGCGACCGTGCTGGCTATCTTCTGGGTACCACTGTTCTTCGTCGCAGTGTCGTCACTGTTCGGTAGCAAAGCGCCGGAAAAAGACGTCACCCCTGAAACTCCACGTTATGAGGCTGGGCAATGACCAAGTCTTTGTTGTCCCTGGCAGTAACCGCTTTCATTCTTGGCGGCTGCTCGCTGATCCCTGACTACCAGACCCCGGAATCGCCGGTGGCTGCGCAGTGGCCGCAAGGCCCTGCATACTCGCCGACGCAATCGGCCGAGGTCGCCGCCGCCGAGCAAGGCTGGCGTCAGTTCTTCCACGACCCGGCACTGCAGCAGCTGATCCAGACCGCGTTGGTCAACAACCGCGACCTGCGCGTTGCCGCGTTGAACATCGATGCCTATCGTGCGCAGTACCGCATCCAGCGTGCCGACCTGTTCCCGGCGGTTTCGGCCAACGGCAGCGGCAGCCGCCAACGCGTACCGGCGAACATGTCGCAGACCGGCGAAGCAGGCATCACCAGCCAGTACTCGGCCACCCTGGGCGTCAGTGCCTATGAGCTGGACCTGTTCGGCCGCGTGCGCAGCCTGACCGAGCAGGCCCTGGAAACCTACCTGTCCAGCGAGCAGGCGCGTCGCTCCACGCAGATCAGCCTGGTGGCCAGCGTGGCCAACGCCTATTACACCTGGCAGGCCGACCAGGCGCTGTTCAAGCTGACCGAAGAAACGCTGAAGACCTACGAGGAAAGCTACAACCTCACCCGTCGCAGCAACGAAGTCGGCGTGGCCTCGGCACTCGACGTCAGCCAGGCGCGTACCGCCGTGGAAGGCGCCCGGGTCAAGTACTCGCAGTACCAGCGCCTGGTCGCCCAGGACGTCAACAGCCTGACCGTGCTGCTGGGCACCGGCATTCCCGCCAACCTGGCCAAGCCGCTCGAGCTCGATGCCGACCAGCTGGCCGAAGTACCGGCCGGCCTGCCGTCGGACATCCTCCAGCGGCGCCCGGACATCCAGGAAGCCGAGCACCTGCTCAAGGCCGCCAATGCCAACATTGGCGCGGCCCGCGCAGCGTTCTTCCCGAGCATCAGCCTGACCGCCAATGCCGGCAGCCTGAGCCCCGACATGGGCCACCTGTTCTCGGGCGGCCAGGGCACCTGGTTGTTCCAGCCGCAGATCAACCTGCCGATCTTCAATGCCGGCAGCCTGAAGGCCAGCCTGGACTACTCGAAGATCCAGAAGGACATCAACGTCGCCAAGTACGAAAAGACCATCCAGACCGCCTTCCAGGAAGTCTCCGATGGCCTGGCGGCGCGCAAGACCTTCGAAGAGCAGCTGCAGGCGCAACGCGACCTGGTGCAGGCGAACCAGGACTACTACCGTCTGGCCGAACGCCGCTATCGCATCGGTATCGACAGCAACCTGACCTTCCTCGACGCCCAGCGCAACCTGTTCAGTGCCCAGCAGGCGCTGATCGGCGACCGCCTGTCGCAGCTGACCAGCGAGGTCAACCTGTACAAGGCGCTTGGCGGTGGCTGGTACGAGCAGACCGGGCAGGCCAACAACCAGCAGGCAGCGGTGGAAGCACCGAAGAGCTGATTGAAGCTGTCAAACATCAAGCCCACCCTCGCGGTGGGCTTTTTGTTTTGTGTTGCCTGAACCGGCCTCTTCGCGGGCTTGCCCGCTCCCACAGGGGAACCACGCCTCCCTCTGTGGGAGCGGGCAAGCCCGCGAAGAGGCCAGCACAGGAAACAATTAACCAACCGGAACATTCCGTTCGATTATCGCCCGCTTCCGTTTGCGGCGAATTGCCTCACCCCAG
This region includes:
- a CDS encoding AdeC/AdeK/OprM family multidrug efflux complex outer membrane factor, with the translated sequence MTKSLLSLAVTAFILGGCSLIPDYQTPESPVAAQWPQGPAYSPTQSAEVAAAEQGWRQFFHDPALQQLIQTALVNNRDLRVAALNIDAYRAQYRIQRADLFPAVSANGSGSRQRVPANMSQTGEAGITSQYSATLGVSAYELDLFGRVRSLTEQALETYLSSEQARRSTQISLVASVANAYYTWQADQALFKLTEETLKTYEESYNLTRRSNEVGVASALDVSQARTAVEGARVKYSQYQRLVAQDVNSLTVLLGTGIPANLAKPLELDADQLAEVPAGLPSDILQRRPDIQEAEHLLKAANANIGAARAAFFPSISLTANAGSLSPDMGHLFSGGQGTWLFQPQINLPIFNAGSLKASLDYSKIQKDINVAKYEKTIQTAFQEVSDGLAARKTFEEQLQAQRDLVQANQDYYRLAERRYRIGIDSNLTFLDAQRNLFSAQQALIGDRLSQLTSEVNLYKALGGGWYEQTGQANNQQAAVEAPKS
- the ttgA gene encoding toluene efflux RND transporter periplasmic adaptor subunit TtgA: MQFKPAVTALVSAVALATLLSGCKKEEAAPAAQAPQVGVVTIQPQAFTLTSELPGRTSAYRVAEVRPQVNGIILKRLFKEGSEVKEGQQLYQIDPAVYEANLANAQANLQATRSLAERYKQLIDEQAVSKQEYDDANAKRLQAEASLKSAQIDLRYTKVLAPISGRIGRSSFTEGALVSNGQANAMATIQQLDPIYVDVTQSTAELLKLRRDLESGQLQKAGDNAASVQLVLEDGSLFKQEGRLEFSEVAVDETTGSVTLRALFPNPDHTLLPGMFVHARLKAGVNANAILAPQQGVTRDLKGAPTALVVNQENKVELRQLKANRTLGSDWLIEEGLNPGDRLITEGLQYVRPGVEVKVSEATNVKKPGSPDQANAAKADAKAE